In Methanothermobacter tenebrarum, the sequence AGGCACGGGCCATTCGAACCACACAGACTCCCAAGTGATGAAATGGAATACACAACATTACCAGAGATCCTTAAAAAATTAAAAGGGAGATTCGAGGACATAGAATAAAAACCCTATCCCCCTTTTTATTCTTTTTTAGCCTCCTCCTGGTCGCCGATTAAATATTTCCATATAAAGAATGGAATGTCAAACACCCTTTCGGCCCTATCTATAATGGCACTGTCACTTGTAGCAACAACAAAATCCTCAGATTCCCTTTTAATATTATAATCAACATTTGGGGACAATTCCACCTCACCAGGGATCCCATAATCCTTTAATAGTCTTCTTACAATGGATGCTAATTCCCCGCTAAAACTTACATTTTTATCAAAATAAAATTTCACAAAACCCACTTTCAAAACCTTTAATGCCTTAAAAACGAGCTCGAGGGCCTTAAGGGTTTCATCATTCAACTTGTATTTTCCGAAAACCCCCCTAGAATCCCTTAAAAACCCATCCTGGGCTATGAAAAAATTCCCTTGAAGGACGCTCTCAACTGTTATGAGAACGTTATAACCATCTAAGATTATCCCAGATCCTCTCAAGGA encodes:
- a CDS encoding DUF434 domain-containing protein, which encodes MTLKKAVEDLRYLLDRGYKKRVALDFVANHYMLKRRDRNYLARYVFSESTIRDRKKKIASPESLRGSGIILDGYNVLITVESVLQGNFFIAQDGFLRDSRGVFGKYKLNDETLKALELVFKALKVLKVGFVKFYFDKNVSFSGELASIVRRLLKDYGIPGEVELSPNVDYNIKRESEDFVVATSDSAIIDRAERVFDIPFFIWKYLIGDQEEAKKE